From one Chanodichthys erythropterus isolate Z2021 chromosome 3, ASM2448905v1, whole genome shotgun sequence genomic stretch:
- the uqcrc2a gene encoding ubiquinol-cytochrome c reductase core protein 2a, translating to MTGFRGFAHLSRRCYAAARRSEALTEPLVTRKPAAAPALPPQDVQVSKLPSGLLVASLENYSPVSKIGVFVKAGSRYETVENQGVTHMLRLAGNLTTKGASAFRICRGLEAAGASLSVTSSREHMVYSLDCLRDDFDGVIEYLINVTTAPDFRPWELSDLTPRLKIDKAVADQSPQIGVIEKLHEAAYKNALANSLYCPDHMVGKISVDHLQQFFANNYTSARMALVGLGVNHAALRKVGEQFFSGHTGAGTPGAQAVYRGGELRVQSGGGLVHALLACEGAVTGSAEANAFSVLQRLLGAGPHIKRGSNITSKLSQGIAKATAQPFDATAFSATYSDSGLFGVYIISQADSAREVINAAVAQVTAVAEGRLTADDLTRAKNQLKADYLMSLESSEGLLEELGVQVISSGAYSSPQSVTQIIDSVTSSDVVNAAKKFVESKKTMSSCGHLANTPFVDEL from the exons ATGACGGGATTCAGAGGTTTCGCTCATCTCTCC AGACGCTGTTACGCTGCCGCCAGGAGGAGCGAGGCGTTAACTGAACCTCTGGTCACCCGAAAGCCTGCGGCAGCACCAGCACTCCCACCACAGGATGTCCAG GTGTCCAAGCTTCCTAGTGGTCTTCTCGTTGCCTCTCTGGAGAACTACTCCCCCGTCTCTAAAATCGGCGTGTTTGTGAAAGCCGGCAGTCGCTATGAGACTGTGGAAAACCAGGGCGTCACTCACATGCTGCGATTGGCAGGCAATCTG ACCACTAAAGGTGCGTCAGCCTTCAGGATCTGTCGGGGTCTGGAGGCAGCGGGCGCCAGCTTGAG TGTGACGTCTTCGAGGGAACACATGGTGTATTCTCTGGACTGTCTAAGGGATGATTT TGACGGTGTGATTGAGTACCTGATCAATGTGACCACCGCACCTGACTTCAGACCCTGGGAGTTGTCTGACCTCACACCGAGGCTCAAGATAGACAAGGCTGTTGCAGACCAGAGCCCACAGATAG GTGTTATTGAGAAGCTGCATGAAGCTGCATATAAGAATGCTTTAGCCAACTCACTGTACTGTCCAGACCACATGGTGGGGAAGATCAGTGTTGATCAT CTGCAACAGTTCTTTGCGAATAATTACACCAGTGCAAGAATGGCTCTCGTTGGATTAG gaGTCAATCATGCTGCTCTGAGGAAGGTGGGAGAGCAATTCTTCAGTGGACACACAGGGGCCGGCACACCAGGGGCTCAAGCTGTTTACCGCGGCG GTGAGCTGCGGGTGCAGAGCGGTGGAGGGCTGGTTCATGCGCTGCTGGCCTGTGAAGGAGCCGTGACGGGCTCAGCGGAGGCCAACGCCTTCAGCGTGCTGCAGAGGCTTCTGGGTGCTGGACCGCACATCAAGAGAGGATCTAACATCACCAGCAAACTCAGTCAGGGCATTGCCAAGGCCACCGCACAGCCGTTTGAT GCCACGGCTTTCAGTGCCACATACTCTGACTCTGGGCTCTTCGGAGTGTATATCATCTCTCAAGCAGACTCGGCCCGTGAG GTGATCAATGCTGCTGTGGCACAGGTGACGGCTGTGGCTGAAGGAAGACTTACTGCAGATGACCTCACCAGAGCAAA GAACCAGCTGAAGGCGGATTATCTGATGTCTCTGGAGAGTTCAGAGGGTCTGCTGGAGGAGCTGGGCGTTCAGGTGATCAGCAGCGGCGCCTACAGCTCGCCACAGTCTGTGACGCAGATCATCGACTCTGTGACCTCCAGCGACGTGGTCAAT GCTGCAAAGAAGTTTGTTGAAAGCAAGAAGACCATGTCAAGTTGTGGACATTTGGCAAACACACCATTTGTTGATGAATTGTGA
- the LOC137013440 gene encoding zinc finger protein 782-like isoform X2, with product MEGDNNDIRNSEACGVKDKDTEEQRDLMNVQEKSEELNDLKKKHQIQDLHDAKTKGKKGQKISQRAEAKKSITCPLCGKSFSCNSVFIVHTRRHTGEKPFTCPQCGKSFINKGNLSSHMQIHNEERPFTCDECGKSFKWPYSLRVHKLIHSGEKPFDCDQCDKKFLKESILKGHMKVHTKEKPYLCSDCGKTFSWLGRFKDHQKIHTGLKDYLCSDCGKAFTTATQLKVHQRTHTGERPYKCSYCEKRFKQMGTLQGHERIHTGEKPYQCHQCGKRFNCFKTTQIHSKKHCPKLNGMSAQL from the exons ATGGAAGGGGACAATAATGATATCAGAAATTCAGAAGCATGTGGAGTGAAAGATAAAGATACAGaggaacaaagag aTTTAATGAATGTGCAAGAGAAAAGTGAAGAATTGAATGATTTGAAGAAGAAACATCAGATTCAGGACCTTCATGATGCCAAAACTAAAggaaaaaaaggacaaaaaatatCTCAAAGAGCAGAAGCCAAAAAGTCTATTACCTGCCCTCTATGTGGAAAGAGCTTCTCATGTAATTCAGTCTTTATTGTTCACACAAGACGTCACACCGgcgagaagccgttcacatgccctcagtgtggaaagagtttcataaATAAAGGAAACCTTAGTAGTCACATGCAAATCCACAATGAGGAGAGGCCGTTCACATGTGacgagtgtggaaagagtttcaaatgGCCATACAGCCTCAGAGTTCATAAGCTCATTCACTCTGGAGAAAAGCCATTTGATTGCGATCAGTGCGATAAGAAGTTTCTTAAGGAATCAATTTTAAAGGGCCATATGAAAGTTCACACAAAAGAGAAGCCTTACTTGTGTTCTGATTGTGGTAAGACATTTTCGTGGCTAGGGCGTTTTAAAGACCATCAGAAAATACACACTGGTCTGAAAGATTATTTGTGCTCTGATTGCGGTAAAGCTTTTACTACAGCCACTCAGTTGAAAGTGCACCAAAGGACCCACACTGGAGAAagaccttacaagtgttcatatTGTGAAAAGAGGTTCAAGCAGATGGGAACCCTGCAAGGACACGAgcgaattcacactggagagaagccttatcAGTGCCATCAATGTGGCAAGAGATTCAACTGTTTCAAAACTACACAGATTCACAGTAAGAAGCACTGCCCAAAACTAAATGGTATGTCAGCACAATTATAA